The genomic segment GCAGCTTCCGCACCATCAATGACCCGGTGATCGTACGACAGTGACAAAGGCAGCATCAACCGTGGTACAAACGTGTCACCGGCATAAACCGGCTTGATACTTGAGCGGGAAAGCCCGAGTATCGCAACCTCAGGTGCGTTGACAATCGGCGTAAACGCCGTACCACCAATACCACCGAGGCTTGAAACAGTAAAACAGCCACCGCTCATGTCTGCAGGAGTAAGCCCCTTGTCACGTGCCTTCGCACTCAGACGTGCCATTTCCCGCGCAATATCACCAATCTGGAGGGTATCAACATCGCGAATAACAGGAACGACAAGACCGTTAGGCGTTTCAACAGCGATGCCAATGTTGCAGTACTGTTTGTAAATAAGATTCTCACCACTCGCATCGAGAGAGGCATTAAACTGTGGGAATGCAGCCAGTGCCCGACTCACCACCTTGCATACAAATGCAAGAATCGTCAGTTTATATCCGAGTTGTACGGTGCGCTCACTCTCGGTCTTGCGAAAAGCTTCAAGCTCCGTGATATCGGCTTCATCAAACTGCGTGACGTGTGGGATGGTTATCCAGGAGCGGTGTACATTGGCACCCGTGAGCCGTTTGATTTTATTCAATGGCTTGATATCAATCGCACCAAAGCGTGAAAAATCGATAGCCGGAGCCTGTGGCAACGCAAAGCCATTTCCGCCGGCGGGTTCTGCCAGACGCGCTTTCACATACGCTTGAATGTCCTCGGTAAGAATACGCCCCTTGCGTCCACTGCCTTTTACTTCTGACAGTGTCACACCAAGCTCTCTTGCCATCCGGCGAACCGCAGGCCCTGCAGATACCATGTCCTGACGGTTCGAGGGAATTTCAGGAGCAATGGCCGCCTCAACACGCAATTCAGCAACAGGCGCAGGAACAGAAGATGGCGTTTCACTCACGACTGGCGCAGGTTCAGGCATGCGTACAGCAGAAGACGCGCTTGTTCGGAGAGACAATACCGGGCTTCCCTGAGACACCTTGTCGCCAAGTGCGATGCTGACATGTTCAACTACACCCGCCATGGGGGACGGAATTTCCATCGTGGCCTTATCGCCCTCAAGTACCAGCAACGGCGTGTCTTTTTCAACCGTATCACCGACTTTGACCATGATTTCAATGACATCAACACCCGTTGCGCCACCAATATCAGGGATGGCGACATCCACCACCTGAGTCTCATGGCTTTCAGAAGCTATGGGCGCCTCGATGACTGGCGCGACTCTCTCAGGCGTTGGCTCAACTGCAGCGGGTGTCTCTGACACGGCTCCGACA from the Legionella geestiana genome contains:
- the aceF gene encoding dihydrolipoyllysine-residue acetyltransferase, which encodes MADANVIKVPDIGGAVGVDVIEILVKPGDSIKRDTPLVTLETDKASMEVPSSAEGVVKRIVVKVGDKVSEGDVLLELESSVGAVSETPAAVEPTPERVAPVIEAPIASESHETQVVDVAIPDIGGATGVDVIEIMVKVGDTVEKDTPLLVLEGDKATMEIPSPMAGVVEHVSIALGDKVSQGSPVLSLRTSASSAVRMPEPAPVVSETPSSVPAPVAELRVEAAIAPEIPSNRQDMVSAGPAVRRMARELGVTLSEVKGSGRKGRILTEDIQAYVKARLAEPAGGNGFALPQAPAIDFSRFGAIDIKPLNKIKRLTGANVHRSWITIPHVTQFDEADITELEAFRKTESERTVQLGYKLTILAFVCKVVSRALAAFPQFNASLDASGENLIYKQYCNIGIAVETPNGLVVPVIRDVDTLQIGDIAREMARLSAKARDKGLTPADMSGGCFTVSSLGGIGGTAFTPIVNAPEVAILGLSRSSIKPVYAGDTFVPRLMLPLSLSYDHRVIDGAEAARFTRFIADSLADIRRILL